Proteins encoded in a region of the Mariprofundus ferrinatatus genome:
- a CDS encoding sulfate adenylyltransferase subunit 1: protein MTELNIKMTKEIELLRLVTVGSVDDGKSTLIGRLLVDTKGAFEDQLLAVRKKKGQEQHIASASEIDLAMLTDGLSAEREQGITIDVAYRYFATPKRKFIMADCPGHEQYTRNMVTGASTASAAIILIDARNGVMPQTKRHTHILGLLGIPHLIVAVNKMDLVGFDQATFEKIREDMSAYCAKQGIKDLICLPMSALDGDMVAVRGDNMGWYEGETLLETLENLSVLDAVDQKPFRFPVQLVNRPQTADLPDYRGFMGTIVSGTVRVGDEVVAVPSGNTSTVKEIVTFDGNLEEAFAPQSVTLTLNDEIDVSRGDMLTHVGEKAKDSKELRANVCWIGNEPLSERKKYLLKHNTNTVKAMVTQIDFKTDIHTLEHEEDAAELAMNEIGRISFKLLKPLHYDTYAENRATGSFILIDTFTNNTVGAGMIV, encoded by the coding sequence ATGACTGAACTGAATATTAAGATGACCAAGGAGATCGAGCTGCTCCGGCTGGTGACAGTAGGCAGTGTGGACGATGGCAAATCGACACTGATCGGCCGCCTGCTGGTCGATACCAAAGGCGCATTCGAGGACCAGTTGCTGGCCGTGCGCAAGAAAAAGGGACAGGAGCAGCATATCGCTTCTGCGTCCGAGATTGATCTGGCGATGCTGACCGACGGCCTTTCTGCCGAACGGGAGCAGGGCATTACCATTGATGTTGCATACCGTTATTTTGCCACGCCGAAACGCAAGTTTATCATGGCCGATTGTCCGGGGCATGAGCAGTACACCCGTAATATGGTGACCGGTGCTTCCACTGCCAGTGCTGCGATCATTCTGATCGATGCGCGAAATGGCGTGATGCCGCAGACCAAACGCCACACCCATATTCTCGGTCTGCTCGGGATTCCCCACCTGATTGTTGCAGTCAATAAAATGGATCTGGTCGGTTTTGATCAGGCGACTTTCGAGAAAATCCGGGAAGATATGAGTGCCTATTGTGCCAAGCAGGGGATCAAGGACCTGATCTGCCTGCCGATGTCTGCGCTCGATGGCGATATGGTGGCCGTGCGCGGTGACAATATGGGGTGGTATGAGGGTGAGACGCTGCTTGAGACACTGGAAAATCTTTCCGTGCTTGATGCGGTGGACCAGAAACCATTCCGGTTCCCTGTGCAGCTTGTAAACCGTCCCCAGACCGCCGATCTACCCGACTATCGTGGTTTCATGGGTACAATCGTATCCGGCACCGTTCGCGTGGGCGACGAGGTCGTTGCTGTGCCCAGTGGCAACACCTCGACCGTTAAAGAGATCGTGACATTCGACGGCAATCTTGAAGAGGCATTTGCGCCGCAGAGTGTGACACTGACACTGAACGATGAGATCGACGTGTCTCGCGGTGATATGCTCACCCATGTGGGTGAGAAGGCGAAGGACTCGAAAGAGCTGCGCGCCAACGTCTGCTGGATCGGTAATGAGCCGCTGAGTGAACGTAAGAAGTACCTGCTCAAGCACAATACCAATACCGTCAAGGCGATGGTGACGCAGATCGATTTCAAAACCGACATCCATACACTGGAGCATGAAGAGGATGCTGCCGAACTGGCCATGAACGAGATCGGCCGAATTTCCTTCAAGCTCTTGAAGCCTTTACATTACGACACCTATGCGGAAAACCGCGCCACCGGCAGCTTCATTCTGATCGACACCTTTACCAACAACACCGTCGGTGCAGGTATGATCGTTTAG
- the rpsP gene encoding 30S ribosomal protein S16, whose amino-acid sequence MATVIRLSRGGRKKRPFYSVVVMDERKRRDGAFIEKLGYFDPCTDPEVIELDLERVKAWTDQGAQVSDRVASLIVKASA is encoded by the coding sequence ATGGCAACTGTTATTCGTCTGAGCCGTGGTGGCCGCAAAAAGCGCCCATTCTATTCTGTAGTTGTAATGGACGAGCGTAAGCGTCGCGATGGTGCATTCATCGAGAAGCTTGGCTACTTCGATCCTTGCACCGATCCTGAAGTGATCGAGCTTGATCTGGAGCGTGTAAAAGCATGGACCGATCAGGGTGCGCAGGTTTCCGACCGCGTCGCCAGCCTGATCGTCAAAGCGTCCGCTTAA
- the trmD gene encoding tRNA (guanosine(37)-N1)-methyltransferase TrmD gives MFHAQILTLFPEFFESPLSCSIPKRAIEAGIVRVDAIQIRDFATDKHNRVDDTPYGGGPGMLMKPEPVVAAIRRARELHPDTHVVMLTPSGSRFTQAKALEFTGKPGITLLCGRYEGFDERICDYVDEEISLGDYVLSGGEPAAMCVLDAVIRLLPEVLGSPESAVLDSFSEEGILDWPHYTRPEEFEGKKVPEVLLSGNHAAIEKWRHEQARLRTSKRRGARVDHDEK, from the coding sequence ATGTTTCACGCCCAGATCCTGACCCTCTTCCCTGAATTCTTTGAATCCCCGCTCTCCTGTTCAATTCCAAAGCGGGCGATTGAGGCGGGCATCGTCAGGGTCGATGCCATTCAGATCCGCGACTTTGCAACCGACAAACACAATCGGGTGGATGATACCCCCTACGGTGGCGGCCCTGGCATGCTGATGAAACCGGAACCCGTGGTGGCCGCCATTCGCAGGGCCAGAGAACTGCATCCCGATACGCATGTGGTGATGCTGACCCCCTCCGGCAGTCGGTTTACCCAGGCCAAGGCGCTCGAATTTACCGGCAAGCCGGGTATCACACTGCTATGCGGGCGCTACGAGGGCTTTGACGAAAGAATCTGCGATTACGTCGATGAGGAGATCTCACTCGGTGACTACGTTCTATCCGGCGGCGAGCCCGCCGCGATGTGTGTCCTGGATGCGGTGATCCGTCTGCTGCCCGAGGTGCTTGGTTCGCCCGAGTCGGCCGTGCTCGACTCCTTCAGCGAAGAGGGTATCCTCGACTGGCCGCACTACACTCGCCCTGAGGAGTTTGAGGGAAAGAAGGTGCCCGAAGTTCTGCTTTCGGGAAATCATGCTGCCATCGAGAAGTGGCGTCATGAACAGGCACGATTGCGCACAAGTAAGCGCCGAGGAGCAAGGGTCGATCATGACGAAAAATAA
- a CDS encoding putative bifunctional diguanylate cyclase/phosphodiesterase, which produces MSPDLQELFRAEAEARDWGERRKGVRLALFAAIPVCLLFTVVNYFAVHYWLASVLISTTFLLLLPSILLSTSERYIVLAEYLLMFGAVLNFGALFIDGGIAETGVYWVYVYPFVAFYIMGQNRGWLWISLFGGALLLCAGLHAYGIIVLPYQEDRLSFFFASFIFYSLIASIFNMLRNNFEQKLTALLKERTATAEAYLDELKHRMLHSQLTGLPNRGLMLDRLEQILYSARRSNTPVAVALINIDRLTEINNVLGHKAGDDVLKHVARSLKDAVRDMDTVAHIGADEFAVIMPTVGTDLIEHASKRMLEVFSHPVEVEETSLEISAQTGFAIFPEHGGSANELLQAADSAMRLAKKEQSSVRVYDASHNPFNLRHLELYRDLKRALAADELQLYYQPQIDLKSGKVVSAEALMRWMHPDEGFISPGEFIPLAEQTGLITKLSRWALKRAIKQCAKWQVMQNSRVGVSVNLSCRCLVEPDLIDLISRLLSRYNLSGDYLTVEVTESLFMEKSEQVVEALNTLRKMGVKVAIDDFGTGYSSLSYLKTLPVDELKIDQAFIFPMANSKQDQMIVHSIVELGKSLGFSLLAEGVEDRVTGEILKEIGVHRVQGFHYARPMPIDHFCAWMGAAQFDRMTEAGGQ; this is translated from the coding sequence ATGTCTCCTGATCTGCAAGAGCTGTTCAGGGCGGAGGCCGAAGCCCGCGATTGGGGAGAGCGTCGCAAGGGCGTCCGTCTGGCGCTGTTTGCTGCGATTCCGGTCTGCCTCCTGTTTACTGTCGTGAACTATTTTGCAGTCCACTACTGGCTGGCATCCGTTCTGATCTCGACAACCTTTCTGCTGCTGCTGCCGAGCATTCTTCTCTCAACCTCCGAACGCTATATCGTTCTTGCCGAATATCTGCTGATGTTTGGCGCCGTACTGAATTTCGGTGCCCTGTTCATTGATGGCGGTATCGCTGAAACCGGGGTTTACTGGGTTTATGTCTACCCGTTCGTTGCTTTTTATATCATGGGGCAGAACCGGGGATGGTTGTGGATCAGCTTATTCGGGGGCGCGCTGCTGCTCTGCGCCGGATTGCATGCCTACGGAATAATTGTGCTCCCGTATCAGGAAGACCGGCTGAGCTTCTTCTTTGCCTCATTTATATTTTATTCACTGATTGCATCAATCTTTAACATGCTGCGCAACAATTTTGAGCAGAAGCTCACAGCTCTGCTAAAAGAGAGGACTGCGACCGCAGAGGCCTATCTCGATGAACTCAAACACAGGATGTTGCACTCGCAGTTGACCGGCCTTCCGAACAGGGGGCTGATGCTCGATCGTCTTGAACAGATTCTGTACAGCGCTCGGCGCAGCAATACTCCGGTTGCTGTGGCCCTGATTAACATTGATCGCCTGACCGAGATCAATAATGTGCTGGGCCACAAGGCTGGAGATGACGTGCTTAAGCACGTGGCACGCTCATTAAAAGATGCAGTGCGCGACATGGACACGGTGGCCCATATCGGTGCCGATGAATTTGCTGTGATCATGCCAACTGTTGGCACTGACCTGATCGAGCATGCTTCAAAGCGGATGCTGGAAGTGTTCAGTCATCCGGTTGAGGTGGAAGAGACGTCACTCGAAATCAGCGCCCAGACCGGCTTCGCGATTTTCCCCGAGCACGGAGGCAGCGCCAATGAGTTGCTGCAAGCGGCCGATTCGGCGATGCGGCTGGCCAAGAAAGAGCAGAGCAGCGTTAGGGTTTATGATGCATCTCATAACCCCTTTAATCTAAGGCATCTGGAGCTCTATCGTGACCTGAAGCGGGCATTGGCTGCGGATGAACTGCAGCTCTATTATCAGCCGCAGATCGATCTGAAATCAGGAAAGGTGGTCAGTGCCGAGGCATTGATGCGCTGGATGCATCCTGATGAAGGCTTTATTTCACCGGGCGAATTCATACCGCTGGCTGAACAGACCGGCCTGATTACAAAGCTAAGCAGATGGGCGCTGAAGCGGGCAATCAAGCAGTGTGCCAAGTGGCAGGTGATGCAAAACAGCCGCGTCGGGGTTTCGGTTAACCTCTCCTGTCGATGCCTTGTTGAGCCCGACTTGATCGATCTCATCTCCAGATTGCTTTCGAGATATAATCTTTCCGGCGATTATCTCACTGTCGAGGTAACTGAGAGCCTGTTTATGGAGAAATCGGAACAGGTTGTCGAAGCCCTGAATACACTCCGTAAAATGGGTGTGAAGGTCGCCATCGATGATTTTGGAACGGGTTACTCATCCCTGAGTTATCTGAAAACGCTGCCTGTCGATGAGTTGAAAATAGATCAGGCATTTATTTTTCCGATGGCCAACAGCAAACAGGACCAGATGATTGTCCATTCGATCGTTGAACTGGGGAAAAGCCTTGGCTTCAGTCTGCTTGCTGAAGGCGTGGAAGACAGGGTGACCGGTGAGATTCTCAAAGAGATCGGAGTACACAGGGTGCAGGGCTTTCACTACGCCAGGCCTATGCCCATCGACCATTTCTGTGCTTGGATGGGAGCTGCGCAATTCGACAGGATGACTGAAGCGGGCGGCCAATAA
- the ffh gene encoding signal recognition particle protein, producing the protein MFNSLSEKLGNIANKLRGSARVSEADLDATLREMRMALLEADVALPVVRHLMSEVRERALGAEVAKSLQPGQVIIKILNDALADLLGGQRRDLNLSKIPSVILLCGLQGAGKTTTAGKLARLLIGQGKKVALTSVDATRPAAREQLQVLAGQVDVPYIAGDGASAAAMAKSAVKQAGRDGHHVLILDTAGRQVVDDELMAEIREVAGAVGATERLLVLDAMTGQTALQIAEQFHSAVNMSGCILTKTDADVRGGAALSVAHSTGVPVRYVGTGEKIDAFELFDPQRMAGRILGQGDVVGLVEKIQAGVDEEQAQKAADRLKKGQFDLGDFAEQLGQMQNMGGMASMLKMMPGMKLPQDALDQIDDKPIKRMQAMVYSMTPKERKYPKLMNGSRKRRVAMGSGTSVPELNRMLKQFAQMQRMMKKMKGGKGRRMLAQMMGKFGGMGGGGMPPGMPRM; encoded by the coding sequence ATGTTCAATAGTTTAAGTGAGAAGCTTGGTAATATTGCCAATAAATTGCGCGGCTCTGCACGCGTATCGGAAGCCGATCTTGATGCCACGCTACGCGAGATGCGTATGGCGCTGCTCGAAGCTGATGTAGCACTGCCGGTAGTGCGCCACCTGATGAGCGAGGTGCGTGAACGTGCCCTCGGTGCGGAGGTGGCAAAGAGCCTGCAGCCGGGCCAGGTGATCATTAAGATTCTTAACGATGCACTTGCCGACCTCCTCGGTGGCCAGCGTCGTGACCTCAACCTGTCCAAGATTCCTTCAGTGATTCTGCTTTGCGGCCTGCAGGGTGCAGGTAAAACAACCACAGCAGGCAAGCTTGCCCGACTGCTGATCGGCCAGGGCAAAAAGGTGGCCCTGACCTCTGTCGATGCCACCCGCCCTGCTGCACGCGAACAGCTGCAGGTGCTGGCCGGTCAGGTGGATGTGCCCTATATCGCCGGTGATGGCGCCAGTGCAGCTGCCATGGCGAAATCTGCAGTCAAACAGGCAGGTCGCGACGGCCATCATGTTCTGATCCTTGATACCGCAGGTCGACAGGTCGTTGATGACGAGTTGATGGCTGAAATCAGGGAGGTTGCGGGTGCTGTCGGCGCCACCGAACGCCTGCTTGTGCTCGATGCCATGACCGGCCAGACAGCGCTCCAGATTGCTGAACAGTTCCATTCGGCAGTCAATATGTCCGGCTGTATTCTTACCAAGACCGATGCGGATGTGCGTGGTGGTGCGGCACTGTCTGTGGCCCACAGTACCGGTGTTCCGGTTCGATATGTCGGTACCGGCGAGAAGATTGATGCTTTCGAGCTGTTCGATCCACAGCGCATGGCGGGCCGAATCCTCGGTCAGGGCGATGTGGTTGGCCTGGTTGAGAAGATACAGGCGGGTGTGGATGAGGAGCAGGCACAGAAGGCTGCCGACAGGCTCAAGAAGGGGCAGTTCGACCTTGGCGATTTTGCTGAACAGCTGGGGCAGATGCAGAACATGGGCGGCATGGCGAGCATGCTGAAAATGATGCCGGGCATGAAGCTGCCACAGGATGCTCTCGACCAGATTGATGATAAGCCGATCAAGCGGATGCAGGCGATGGTCTACTCTATGACGCCGAAAGAGCGCAAGTATCCCAAGCTGATGAATGGCAGCCGAAAACGCCGCGTTGCCATGGGATCCGGTACTTCCGTCCCCGAATTGAACCGTATGCTCAAGCAGTTTGCACAGATGCAGCGCATGATGAAGAAGATGAAGGGCGGCAAGGGTCGTCGAATGCTGGCCCAGATGATGGGTAAGTTCGGTGGCATGGGTGGAGGGGGTATGCCTCCGGGCATGCCGAGGATGTGA
- the rimM gene encoding ribosome maturation factor RimM (Essential for efficient processing of 16S rRNA), whose product MALEPSYLHVGDILGTHGLKGTLTLYSHTRPASAVAGYSCWWVGESGELAKPYQVKRCWQHGKRMLADLEGIADCNSAEKLKGQKIWVPLSEVEVDEGEYLWEELIGCEVILDESDELLGTVVALEDYGAQDNLVVKAPDDAESQGEWLIPFIEEVIVEVDLEEGIIAVDLPDGMDACFTPRS is encoded by the coding sequence ATGGCGCTTGAACCATCGTATCTGCATGTCGGCGATATTCTTGGGACACATGGTCTCAAGGGCACGTTGACACTCTATTCGCATACCCGGCCCGCTTCGGCGGTCGCCGGGTATTCTTGTTGGTGGGTCGGAGAAAGCGGCGAGCTTGCAAAGCCTTATCAGGTCAAGCGTTGCTGGCAGCACGGCAAACGGATGTTGGCCGATCTGGAGGGCATCGCTGATTGCAACAGTGCTGAAAAACTGAAGGGGCAGAAGATCTGGGTGCCTCTCTCCGAGGTGGAGGTTGATGAGGGTGAGTACCTCTGGGAGGAGCTGATCGGCTGCGAGGTGATCCTCGATGAGAGCGATGAGCTGCTCGGCACGGTGGTGGCCCTTGAGGATTACGGTGCTCAGGATAATCTGGTGGTAAAAGCCCCGGATGATGCCGAATCACAGGGAGAGTGGCTGATCCCGTTTATCGAAGAGGTCATTGTCGAGGTTGATCTCGAAGAGGGCATCATCGCGGTCGACCTGCCGGATGGGATGGATGCATGTTTCACGCCCAGATCCTGA
- the cysD gene encoding sulfate adenylyltransferase subunit CysD, whose amino-acid sequence MSGKVSEHKLTQLKALEAESIHIIREVVAEFRNPVMLYSVGKDSSVLLHLARKAFYPAPLPFPLLHVDTGFKFKEMYEFRDNYCKEVGADLIVRRNEEAIARGMNPKDHGVARCCGALKTQGLLEALEEGEYDAAFGGARRDEERSRAKERVFSMRDEFGQWDPKNQRPELWNIYNGRIHEGESVRVFPISNWTEMDVWLYIREEKIPIVPLYFAKERLMVERKEMLIPYYEEMKDQLLEGEEPKLVMSRFRTLGCSPCTGAVRSDASNMDEIVIEAAAARRSERETRIIDHGSNSMEDKKKEGYF is encoded by the coding sequence ATGTCTGGAAAGGTATCAGAACATAAGCTGACACAGCTTAAAGCGCTGGAAGCGGAATCGATCCACATTATCCGTGAGGTGGTGGCAGAATTCCGCAATCCGGTGATGCTCTACTCGGTCGGCAAGGATTCGAGTGTGTTGCTGCATCTGGCGCGCAAGGCATTCTATCCTGCGCCGCTTCCGTTTCCGCTTTTGCATGTCGATACCGGCTTCAAGTTCAAGGAGATGTACGAATTCCGCGATAACTACTGTAAAGAGGTTGGCGCGGACCTGATCGTACGCCGCAATGAAGAGGCGATCGCTAGGGGTATGAATCCAAAGGATCACGGCGTGGCCCGCTGCTGTGGCGCATTGAAGACGCAGGGTCTTCTTGAAGCCCTGGAAGAGGGTGAATATGACGCTGCTTTCGGCGGTGCACGCCGCGATGAGGAGCGTTCACGCGCAAAGGAGCGCGTATTCTCGATGCGCGACGAATTCGGACAGTGGGATCCGAAGAACCAGCGCCCTGAATTGTGGAATATCTACAACGGCCGTATTCACGAAGGTGAGTCGGTTCGCGTCTTTCCGATCTCCAACTGGACCGAGATGGATGTCTGGCTCTATATCCGTGAGGAGAAGATTCCGATTGTGCCGCTCTACTTTGCCAAAGAGCGCCTGATGGTTGAGCGCAAAGAGATGCTGATCCCCTATTACGAAGAGATGAAGGATCAACTGCTTGAGGGTGAAGAGCCGAAGCTGGTGATGAGCCGCTTCCGTACGCTGGGATGTTCCCCGTGTACAGGTGCAGTGCGCTCGGATGCATCGAATATGGACGAGATTGTGATCGAGGCAGCAGCAGCCCGGCGCTCGGAGCGTGAGACGCGCATTATCGATCACGGATCCAACAGCATGGAAGATAAAAAGAAAGAGGGTTACTTCTGA
- a CDS encoding phosphoadenylyl-sulfate reductase yields MNALVEPAVSLLKQAKQVHGDALVYPCSMGLEGSVLVDMISKHGLNIPVMTLDTGRLPQATYDVITAFEARYGIRIQVLFPDCHEVEAMVREYGVNLFRKSVELRKQCCEVRKVRPLMRALEGKEAWVTGRRRQQSKGRADLQSVETDSVYGLKKYNPLLEWSLDDVWSYVKENDVPYNRLHDAHYQSIGCECCTRAITVGEDERAGRWWWENDEVAAECGLHVMSIKQVVGEIEDGEGI; encoded by the coding sequence ATGAATGCTTTGGTTGAACCGGCTGTAAGCCTCCTTAAGCAGGCCAAACAGGTCCATGGCGATGCACTGGTCTATCCATGCTCTATGGGACTTGAAGGGTCGGTGCTGGTGGACATGATCAGTAAACATGGCTTGAACATTCCTGTCATGACACTCGATACCGGCAGGCTGCCGCAGGCGACCTATGATGTGATCACTGCTTTCGAAGCGCGTTACGGCATCCGCATTCAGGTGCTGTTCCCTGACTGCCATGAAGTTGAAGCGATGGTGCGTGAATATGGCGTGAATTTATTCAGGAAATCCGTAGAGTTGCGCAAGCAGTGCTGTGAAGTACGCAAGGTGCGGCCGCTGATGCGTGCACTTGAGGGCAAAGAGGCGTGGGTTACCGGCAGGCGCAGGCAGCAATCGAAAGGACGCGCTGATCTGCAGTCTGTTGAAACTGATTCTGTATATGGACTGAAAAAGTATAATCCACTACTGGAGTGGAGCCTTGATGATGTATGGAGCTATGTGAAAGAGAATGATGTTCCCTACAACAGGCTTCATGATGCCCACTACCAATCCATCGGTTGCGAATGTTGCACGCGAGCGATTACCGTGGGTGAAGATGAGCGCGCCGGCCGCTGGTGGTGGGAAAATGATGAGGTTGCGGCAGAGTGCGGTCTGCATGTGATGAGCATCAAACAGGTTGTTGGCGAAATTGAAGATGGTGAAGGGATTTAG
- the speA gene encoding biosynthetic arginine decarboxylase, with protein MTKNKWSTEQAGELYQVEGWGNGFFGINEAGHMMAIPDGEHQVDLKLLCDELTERGLYPPLLLRFSDILKQRMAQIHQRFSIAREESGYEGRYYGVYPIKVNQQRQVVEEIIEFGQEYNWGLEAGSKPELHATLAMLEDVEGLIVCNGYKDREFIELAMIGRKMGKRVFIVVEKSNELDMILEASKRLQVEPLIGLRCKLAATSKGKWEDSGGDRSKFGLAASELVEVVDKLKEAGMLDALRLLHFHIGSQVPRIRRIKQAMQEAARFYVELRKLGAPIEYMDVGGGLGVNYDGSISGTQTSVDYSLQEYANDIVWSLKAVCDDEELPHPNIISESGRALVAHHAVMVIDVLGVTKRSSQAPSEEPDEAAPMQLRQLWNTYVDFERIEPREALHDVVSLREDVNRLFVLGHCSLAERAQADELYWHMLTVLIDRLDEDEVAELIPGIRTQMADRYFCNFSLFQSLPDSWAIDQLFPVVPIHRLNEKPGQQGILVDITCDSDGKIQNFALEGGHAETLPLHALNNGDDYLIGVFLTGAYQEILGDLHNLFGDTHAVHVRMDGDQYELEQIVEGESVAEVLDYVQFNEKVLIDRMRRQLTQARTEGRLSAAESSVFLRFYKEGLAGYTYLEEQLPPSISTK; from the coding sequence ATGACGAAAAATAAGTGGTCCACTGAACAGGCTGGCGAACTCTATCAGGTAGAGGGGTGGGGGAACGGTTTCTTCGGCATCAATGAAGCTGGCCATATGATGGCCATCCCCGATGGCGAGCATCAGGTTGACCTGAAACTTCTCTGCGATGAGTTGACTGAGCGAGGCCTTTACCCGCCATTGCTGTTGAGATTCTCGGATATCCTTAAGCAGCGCATGGCACAGATTCACCAGCGCTTCTCGATCGCCCGCGAAGAGTCGGGCTACGAGGGGCGCTATTACGGCGTTTATCCGATCAAGGTAAACCAGCAGCGGCAGGTGGTAGAAGAGATCATCGAATTCGGGCAGGAGTACAACTGGGGGCTTGAGGCAGGCTCCAAGCCTGAGTTGCACGCCACGCTGGCCATGCTTGAGGATGTTGAGGGATTGATCGTCTGTAACGGTTACAAGGACCGCGAGTTTATTGAGTTGGCCATGATCGGGCGCAAGATGGGCAAACGCGTATTTATCGTGGTCGAAAAGTCCAATGAACTGGATATGATTCTCGAAGCCTCAAAGCGACTCCAGGTAGAGCCGCTGATCGGGCTGCGCTGCAAGCTTGCCGCTACCAGTAAGGGCAAGTGGGAGGACTCCGGCGGAGACCGGTCCAAGTTCGGTCTGGCCGCCTCTGAGCTGGTAGAGGTTGTCGATAAGCTGAAAGAGGCCGGCATGCTCGATGCCTTAAGGTTACTTCATTTTCATATCGGATCGCAGGTTCCGCGTATCCGTCGCATCAAGCAGGCGATGCAGGAGGCGGCGCGCTTCTATGTCGAGCTACGCAAGCTTGGCGCTCCGATCGAATATATGGATGTCGGCGGCGGTCTCGGTGTCAACTACGATGGATCGATTTCGGGGACACAAACCTCGGTGGACTATTCGCTGCAGGAGTATGCCAACGATATTGTCTGGTCGCTGAAGGCGGTCTGTGACGATGAGGAGCTGCCGCATCCGAATATTATTTCCGAATCGGGAAGGGCTCTTGTGGCCCATCATGCCGTGATGGTGATTGATGTGCTTGGTGTGACAAAACGATCGAGTCAGGCGCCTTCCGAAGAGCCTGATGAAGCGGCTCCGATGCAATTGCGCCAGCTCTGGAACACCTATGTCGACTTTGAGCGCATTGAACCACGTGAGGCGCTGCACGATGTTGTGTCGCTACGCGAGGATGTGAATCGTCTTTTCGTGCTTGGGCACTGTTCGCTGGCAGAAAGAGCACAGGCCGATGAACTTTACTGGCATATGCTTACCGTGCTCATCGACAGGCTGGATGAGGATGAGGTTGCTGAGTTGATCCCGGGTATCCGCACCCAGATGGCTGATCGCTACTTCTGTAACTTCTCACTGTTCCAGTCACTGCCTGACTCCTGGGCTATCGATCAACTTTTCCCGGTGGTGCCGATTCACCGTCTGAACGAAAAGCCTGGACAACAAGGGATTCTGGTTGATATCACCTGTGATTCTGACGGTAAGATCCAGAATTTCGCGTTAGAGGGTGGACATGCCGAGACCTTGCCTCTGCACGCCCTGAACAATGGCGACGATTACCTGATCGGCGTATTTCTGACCGGTGCCTATCAGGAGATTCTCGGTGACCTGCACAATCTGTTCGGCGACACCCATGCGGTGCATGTTCGCATGGACGGAGACCAGTATGAGCTGGAACAGATTGTCGAGGGCGAGAGCGTGGCCGAGGTGCTCGATTACGTTCAGTTCAATGAGAAGGTGCTGATCGATCGTATGCGCCGCCAGCTTACCCAGGCTCGGACTGAAGGCCGCCTGAGTGCTGCCGAGTCGAGCGTGTTTCTGCGCTTCTACAAAGAGGGGCTGGCCGGTTATACCTACCTGGAAGAGCAGCTTCCGCCTTCCATTTCTACAAAATAG